The Nocardioides zeae genome includes the window GGAGGCGCTCCACGTCGGCGTCGCGATGGTGGAGCCCAACACGGGGGCGCTGAAGGGCTTCTACGGCGGCCAGGACTACCTCGACTCGCAGCTCAACTGGGCGGCGCAGCTCGTGCAGCCGGGGTCGACCTTCAAGGCCTTCGCCGTCGCGGCGGCGCTGACCGACGGCTACTCGCTGCGCGACCGCTTCAACGGCAACTCGCCCTTCCGCACCGACGACGGCAGCGAGATCGAGAACCAGGGCAACCGGTCCTACGGTCAGGTCAGCCTCGAGACCGCCACCGAGGACTCGATCAACACCGCGTTCATCGAGCTCACCGAGGACATGGAGGACGGTCCGCAGCAGATCCTCGGCACGGCCAACCGCCTCGGCATCCCGTCCAACGACGGCGGCGACTTCGGCATCCCGACCGAGTCGCGCGGCCTCGACACCAACCTCGGTGTGTCGCTCGGCTCGGGCGACGTCAGCCCCATCAACATGGCCGCGGCCTACGGCGCGATCGCCAACGACGGCGTCTACAACCCCGTGCACGTCGTGCAGCGGGTGACCGACCGCTTCGGCACCGTCAAGTACGAGCACGAGAAGGCGCCCGAGCGGGCCATCTCCTCCGACGTCGCCGCGGACACGTCGTACGCGCTGCAGCAGGTCGTGCAGCAGGGCTCCGGCACGCGGGCGGGCGAGATCGACCGCCCCGCGGCCGGCAAGACGGGCACCGCCACCAACGACGACGGCGAGGTCTCGTCGTCGTGGTTCGTGGGCTACACCCCCCAGCTCGCCACGGCGGTCACCTACGTGCGGGGCACGGGCCGGATGCAGCTGCAGGGCTGGCTGCCGGAGTACTTCGGCGGTCGCTTCCCGGCCCAGACCTGGGCCGAGGTGATGGAGCGCGCCCTCGAGGGCACCGAGGAGATGGACTTCCCGGACCCGGTCTTCCTCGACGGTGACAGCGGCCGGCCGCAGGCGCCGCAGGGCGGCGGCAGCGGGAACGGCGGCGGCGGCTCCGACGACGAGCCGTCGCAGGCACCGTCGACGACCGCGCCGCCGACCACGACGGCCCCGCCGACGAGCGCGCCCGTCGAGCCTGAGCCGACCGAGGAGCCCCCGCCCGCCACGGAGACGGGCGAGCCCACCCCCGACCCGGAGCCGAGCGGTCCGCCGACGGGGCAGCCGACCGGACAGCCGACGGGCGAGCCCACGGGGATCCTGCCGGGCGGCGGCAGCCAGGGCCGCCAGGACTAGTCGGTGCGCCCCTCACCCGCGTCGCCGACGCTCGACGACCCGGCGGTCGCGCGGCTGAGCGAGGTGCTCGGCGGTCCGGGCGGCCTGCACGCGCGGGGCCGGTGGTGGACGCCCCTGGTCGTCGGCTGCCTCCTCGCCGGCTTCCTCGTGGCGCTCGGCGCGGGCCTGCGGGCGGGCTGCTCGACCGACGGCTGGACGGCCGACTCGCCGCGGTTCGCGCCCGGTTGCTTCTCCGCGCTCCCGCACGCGTACGTCGCGGGCGGCGGCGCCGAGGGCGTGTGGCCGTACGGCGAGCGCGTCGGCGACCCGTCGGCGACGCCCCCGGCGGGCGGGGCCCCCGCGCGCTACACGGTCGACGGCACGCAGGCGCTGGCGGGCGCGACGTACCTGCACGCGGCGCTGGCCTCGTTCGTCGCCCCCGGGGCCGACGTGCGCGAGGAGCGCGCGGGGCTGCCGGTGGCGGACCTCTACCGCGACCACGACGTGCGGGCGGAGGCCGCCGCGACCGTCCTCTGGGCTGCCGTGCTCGTCGGCCTCGCGGCGATGCTCGTGGTGCTCGTCGTCGCCCGGGTCCGACCGCTGCGGGCGTGGGACGGGGTGCTCGTGGCCGCCTCTCCGCTGCTCGTCGTCGCCGCGCTCGTCGACGTCGGGCTCGTCGGCGTGGCCCTCGCGGCCGGGGCGCTGCTGGCGGTACGCCGCGGGCAGGCCCTCGCCGCCGGACTGATGCTGGGCGCCGCGGTCACCCTCACGTGGGCCGCGTGGCTCGTGCTCGCCGGCCTCCTCGTCGCCCTCGCGGCGCGGGCGCTCGCGCGGGACACCGCCGCGCGCACCCCCGGCGCCGACCCGCTCACCCTCGTCCTGGTCACGGCGCTCACCTGGCTCGCCGTGTCGCTGCCCGCCCTCGTCACGGGCGCCGGCGTCTGGCGGGCCGGCTGGCGCGCCGCCCTCGACGACGCCGCGGGCACCGGGTCCGTCCGCTGGATCGGCACGGCCGCCGGCGGGGGCGAGCTCCCGGCGTACCCGCTCGTCGCCCTCGTCGTGCTCGCGCTGTGGATCGGCGCCGTCGCGGTGCTCGCGTTCCGGGCGCCGCGGCCCCCGCGACCGGAGCAGGCGGTGTTGCTCGTCGTGGTCGCCGGCGCCGTGCTGTTCGCCGCCGGGCCGGGCGACGTGCTCGTGGTGCTGCCGTTCGCCGTGCTGGCGCGGCCGCGGCTGGAGCCGCTGCTCACGTGGCAGGCCGTCGAGCTGGCCCACGCCGCCGTGCTCTGGTGGACGACCACCGGGGCCCTGGCGTCGGGGAGCTCGACCAACGACGCGCCCCTCGCCGCGCTCACCCTGCTGCGGGTGGTGGCGCTCCTCGCGCTCGCCGGATGGGTCGTGCGTGACGTCGCGATGCCGTCACGCGACCCCGTCGGGGTCGAGCGTCAGCTCACCTCGGTGCGGTCGAACGACGTCGCGGTGTAGCGCACCCGCACGTCGACCACGTCGCCGACGGCCGGCACGCGCGAGCCCGCCGGCAGGAAGAGCATCGAGGCCTGCATGTGGGGCGGCTCGGCGAAGAGCCGCTGCTTGCCGTCGATGGAGAACGGCGAGCGCACGAAGCCGACGGCGTCGAGCCCGCCCCGGGCCAGCGTCGCGGCGCGGGCCTTGAGGGACAGGTCGCCGGCGGGCGCCTCGAGGCCGATGCCGTGCGCCGTGCCGCCGGAGACGACGAGGATCGTGCCGGCCTTCGGCGCGGAGCGGCCGCGGTAGCCGAACACGTCGCCCCGCTCCACCGGGTGCGTGTCGAGCACGGTGGCGGTCACGCGGGTCGCGCCGCGGGCGCCCAGCCACAGCCCCGTGCCGGCGCGCGGGCGGAAGGTGTAGTCGGGGTACGCCGCGGCGAGCGTCGCGAGCTCCGCGTCGGAGAGGTGGCTGACCCAGATCGTCGTCGTGTGCAGGCCCGCGGCGATCACGTCGGTCATGAGCCGCCGCACCTCGCCCACGTGCGAGCCCTGCGCCAGCGGGAGGTGGAGCGCCACGCCCTGCAGCTGGGAGGCGAGCCCCCCGCGGGCCTCGAGCAGCGCCCCGGCCTCGCGGAGCTCGCGGGCCGAGAGACCGTGGCGCAGCATGGACGTCGTGCGCTCCAGGACGAAGCGGGCGGACGGGTCGTGCGCGAGCAGCGCCTCGACGTCCTCGAGCCGGCTGACGGTGTGGATGACGCGGCGGGTTAGGGGGCTGCCGGGCGCGAGCTCGAGCGCGGCGCCGAACGGGCGCCACGGGGTGAGCACCAGCAGCGAGCCGTCGAAGCGGTTGGCGACCTCGCCGAGCTCCTCGTGGATGCCGACCGCGATGGTGTCGACGCCCAGCCAGGTGGACTTGCGGGCCAGCCGGCCCAGGCCGAAGCCGTAGCCGTTGCCCTTGAGCACGGGCACGAGGCCCGGGTGGGCCGCCGCGAAGGACTGCAGGTGGTCGCGCCAGACGGGACCGTCGACGTTCAGGACCAGGCTCATCGTCGTACCTCTCTCAGCGCCGGCTCATGTAGAGGTCGAACGCCTTGTAGAGCAACCGGTTGACGGGGAGGTCCCACTCCCCGACGTGCTCCACGGCCTCGCCGCCCGTGCCGACCTTGAACTGGATGAGGCCCACGTGGGAGTCGTCGGCGTCGAGGGTCTCGGTGATGCCGCGCAGGTCGTAGACGTCGCAGCCCGCGGCCAGGGCGGCCCGGACCATCGCCCACTGCACGGCGTTGGAGCCGCGCACGTCGCGCTTCGCGGTGGAGGAGGCGCCGTAGGAGTACCAGTAGTGGGCACCGACCCGGATCGCGATGGTCGCGGCGACGAGGTCGCCCTCGTGGTGGGCGAGGAAGAAGGTGAACCGGTCGGGCTCCTCCGCGTTGAGCGCGTCGCGCATCGTGCGGAAGTAGGCCAGGGGGCGCGGGGTGAAGTGGTCCCGCTCCGCCGTGTGCACGTAGAGCGCGTGGAACGCCTCGAGCGCGGCGTCGTCGACCGACGTCGTCACCTCGACGCCCGCCTTGTCGGCCTTCTTGATGTTGCGGCGCCACAGCTGGTTCATGCCCTTGAGCACCTCGGCCTCCGTGCGCGGCTCGCCCTCGGGCGTGCGCAGCGGGACCTGGAAGTTGAAGGCGGGCTGGCCCGCCGCGAAGCCGCCCTCGGCCTCGAGCTTGCGCCAGCCGAGCTCCTGGAGCTGCGACACCACGGTCGCGCCGGCGGCCGACCGCTCCGTCGGGGGCAGCTGGCCGAGGCGGCGGACCTCCGGGTCGGCCACGCCCTCCTTCACGGTCGCGGCGTCCCAGCGGGCGACGACGACGGGCGGCCCGATGCGGATGCCGAAGGCGCCCTGGCCCTTGAGGTGGGTCGTGAGCGGGCGGAGCCACCCCTCGAGGTCACCGTCGGCGTAGTCGATGACGGGACCCTCCGGCAGGTAGGCCAGGTAGCGCTTCACCTTGGGCACCTGGCGGTAGAGCACGAGCGCCGCGCCCACGAGCTCGGCGCCGGCGAACCAGCCGACCGACTCGCGGCGCCACTCGGCCTTCACCGCGCCCCACGCGGGGGTCTGCAGGAAGCTCGCCGAGCGACGGCTGCGGACGAACGCGAGGTGCTCCTCTCCCGTGATCGTGCGCACGGCCAGCGGGCCGCGGGCGGTGACCGGGGCGGAGGGGGTCGTCGTCGTCACGGGAGCGAGGCTACCGGTGGGCGGGGCGGTGCTCGGGGCGGTGCTCGGGGGCCCGTCAGAGCCGCTCGCGCAGCCAGGCGAAGTCGGCGACGTGCTCGTCGGCCCCGCCGGGCGTCTCGCAGATCACCGGGGCGCCCGCGTCGCGCACGACGGAGGCCAGCAGGTCGGGGTCGATGCGGCCGGCGCCGAAGTTGGCGTGGCGGTCGGCGCCCGAGTCGAAGTCGTCGCGGCTGTCGTTGGCGTGGACGAGGTCGATGCGTCCCGTGATGGCGCGGACGTCCTCCACCACCGACTCCAGCGCGTTGCCGCCGGCGTGCGCGTGGCAGGTGTCGAGGCAGAACCCGACCTGGTCGGCCCCCTCGGCGGACCCGATGGCGTTCCACACGCCCTGGATACGCTCGAGGTAGCGCGTCATGGCGTTGTCGCCGCCCGCCGTGTTCTCGATGAGCAGCGGCACCTTGATGTCGGTGGCCTCGACGGCCTTGCGCCAGTTGTCGAAGCCCTTCGCCGGGTCGTCGGCCTTGTTGACGTGGCCGCCGTGGACGATCAGGCCGAGCGCACCGATCTCCGCCGCGGCGTCCATGTGCTGCTGGAGCAGCTTGCGGCTGGGGATGCGGATGCGGTTGTTCGTCGTCGCGACGTTGACGATGTAGGGCGCGTGCACGTAGATCCCGACCCCGGCGGCGGCCGCGGCCTCCCGGAGCGCGGCGGGACCCCCGGCGTACGCCACCTCGGGACCCTTGTAGCCCTGCGGGTCGCCGAGGAACATCTGGACGACGGGGGCCTGCCGGGCCTGCGCCTCGGCGATCGGGTCGGTCTGGTCGACGTGCGCACCGATGACGAGCTCGCTCATGCCGGCCATCGTAGGCAGCGGCACGGACGGTCCTGACCGGTCGATCCCGCGCCCTGTCCCCGCGCGGGGCGGGCCTGTGGAGGATTTCTCCGGCGTCGTACGGCGCTGCTAGTCTCACGCGTCTGCTCTGCGCCCACCGACGGGTGGCGGAGCAGCGAACCACCCGCCGCCCTCCCGGGGAGGCGGGTGACGCAGAGCCCTCCTGCCACGGAGAGACCGTGGTCGCCTAGTCCAGAGGAGGTGGAGACCGCTGTGCGTAGCTATGAACTGATGGTCATCCTCGACCCGAGCATCGAGGAGCGCACCGTCGGCGCGTCCCTCGACAAGTACCTGAACGTCGTCCGGAACGACGGTGGCACGGTCGAGAACGTCGACGTGTGGGGCAAGCGCCGCCTCGCCTACGAGATCAAGAAGAACGCCGAGGCCATCTACGCCGTCGTGACCCTGCAGGCCGAGCCTGCCACGGTCAAGGAGCTCGACCGCCAGCTCACGCTGAACGAGTCGATCCTCCGCACGAAGGTCATCCGGCCCGACATCCGCGGCTGACTCGATCCGAGTCGTCCTGATCGAGCTGTGGATCGCGGGTCGCCAGGCAGCGTCGCTTCGGCGACGATGACCGGCACACCCGTCGCGCAGCCCGACCGGGGCACCGACGTCCCGAACGAGGAGACCTGACATGGCAGGCGAGACCGTCATCACCATCGTCGGCAACTTGACCGACGACCCCGAGCTCCGCTTCACCCCCTCCGGGGCTGCGGTCGCCAACTTCACCGTCGCGTCGACGCCGCGCAACTTCAACCGGCAGACGAACGAGTGGGAGGACGGCGAAGCCATGTTCCTCCGCTGCTCGATCTGGCGGCAGGCGGCCGAGAACGTGGCGGAGTCCCTGCAGCGCGGCATGCGTGTCGTCGTGCAGGGTCGGCTGAAGGCCCGCAGCTACGAGACCCGCGAGGGCGAGAAGCGCACCGTCTTCGAGGTCGAGGTCGAGGAGATCGGTCCGTCGCTCAAGTTCGCGACCGCGAAGGTCACCCGCGCCGGAGGCGGCGGGGGCGGACAGCGCGGTGGCGGCGGTGGCTACGGCGGGGGCCAGGGCGGTGGTGGCGGCTTCGGCGGCGACGACCGTGGCCCCTCCCGCTCGTCCGGTCCCGCGGCCGACGACCCGTGGGCCTCGCCCGCGCCGTCGGGTGGCGGCGGGTCGCGCGGTGGCCAGTCCGGTGGCGGCGCCGACCCCTGGGGTGCCCCGGGTGTCGGCGGCGGCTCCGACGAGCCCCCGTTCTGATCCTGTCCTGATCCTCGCGGCGTCGCGTCGCACGCGACACCCATGACGGCCCCCGGGCCGTCCGAACCAACCATCGACCCATTCCGGCAACTGAGCCGGGCTTTCTCGTGAGGAGAGCACCACAATGGCGAAGCCAGTCATCCGCAAGCCCAAGAAGAAGCAGAACCCGCTCAAGGCGGCCGACGTCAAGGTCATCGACTACAAGGACGTCAACCTGCTCCGCAAGTTCATCTCGGACCGCGGCAAGATCCGCGCGCGCCGCGTCACCGGCGTCACCGTCCAGGAGCAGCGCAAGATCGCCATGGCGATCAAGAACGCCCGCGAGGTCGCTCTGCTGCCCTACTCGTCCGCCGGTCGCTGAGAAGGGGAGTCAGAGAACCATGAAGCTCATCCTGACCCAGGAAGTCGACGGCCTCGGTGCCGCCGGCGACGTCGTCGACGTGAAGCCGGGCTACGGCCGCAACTACCTCGTGCCCCGCGGTGTCGCCATCGCGTGGACGCGCGGTGCGGAGAAGACCGTCGAGTCGATCAAGGCCGCGCGGTCCGCGCGCGCCGTGCGCGACCAGGCGCACGCCGAGGAGATCAAGTCCAAGCTCCAGGGCGCGACGGTCGACGTCAAGGTCCGTGCCGGCCAGGGCGGCCGCCTCTTCGGTGCCGTCACGGTCGCCGAGATCGCCGAGGCGATCACGGGCGCCACGGGCGAGTCCGTCGACAAGCGCACGATCGTGGTCACCAACCCGATCAAGTCGCTCGGCGCGCACAACGTGTCGGTCAAGCTGCACGACGAGGTGTCGGCCGCCGTGTCGATCAACGTGCAGGCTGCCTGACCCCAGCTCCACCACGACGGGCCGCCCTCCTCGGAGGGCGGCCCGTTCTGCGTTCGGGGGGCCGACACTTTCCCCGGTCGACCGGGGAACACGCCGCTTAGACCATCAACATTGATACGCGAAGTGACACTTTCCCCGGTCGACCGGGGAAAGTGACGCCCGGTCAGGCCGCCCCCGTCACCATCCAGGCGTCGGTGCGCGCGCGGCGCAGCAGCACGACGGCGCGGGCGCCCATGAACACGAACGTCAGCGCGACCCACACCGCGACCAGGTGGGGCGCGAGCAGGGCCAGACCGAGCACGACCGGCGCGTAGACGACGAGCACCGCCAGGCCGCCCCAGGCGAGGTAGACCCCGTCGCCCGCCCCGATGAGCACCCCGTCGAGCACGAACACGACCCCCGCCAGGGGCTGGCCCAGCGCGATCACGAGGAGCGCGGCCGTCAGCAGGGGGTGGACCGACGCGTCGGGCGTGAACAGCCGCGGCAGCCACGGGCTCGACGCCGCGAGCAGCACGCCGGTGACGACCCCGCTGCCGACACCCCACTGCACCATCCGGCGGGTGGTGTCGCGGGTCCCCTCCCGGTCCCCCGCCCCGAGGGACCGGCCCGTGAGCGCCTGGGCGGCAATGGCGATGGCGTCGAGCACGAAGGCGAGGAAGCCCCACAGCGTCGCCGCCAGCTGGTGCGCGGCGAGGGTCACCGCCTCGTCGGCGCCGGTGCCGCGCACGGCGGTCAGGGTCGCGGCGTACGTCGTCACGATCAGCGCCGCTCGCAGCGTCAGGGTGCGCACGACGAGGGGCACGCCGGCGCGCCCGGCGGCGCGGATGCCCGGGAGGCGGGGGCGCAGCGACGCCCCGTGGCGGTGGGCGCCGCGGGCGACCACGACGACGAGGGCGAGCGCACTGAGGGTCTGCGCGATCACCGACCCGAGGGCGGAGCCCGCGATGCCCAGGGCCGGGACGGGCCCGGCGCCGAAGACGAGCACCAGGTTGAGCACGACGTTGAGGGCGTTGCCGGCGATCGCGACGACGAGCGGGGTGGTCACGTCCTGCAGCCCGCGGAGCACGCCGGTGGCGGCGAGCATGACGAGCAGGGGGACGGCGCCGAGCAGGGAGACGCGGAGGTACGTCGCCCCCAGGTCCGTCACGGCCTCGCCGGCGCCGAAGACGGCCACGAGCGGACGGGACAGCGGGATGCCGACGGCCATGACGAGCACGCCGAGGAGCACGGCGAGCCAGATGCCGTCGATGCCCTGGTCGAGGGCCCTGCGCAGGTCCCCCGCACCGAGGAGGCGCGCGACCGCCGCGGTCGTCCCGTAGGCGAGGAAGACGCACAGTCCCACGAAGGTCTGCAGCACGACCGCGGCGATGCCGAGACCGGCCAGCTCGGCCGTGCCCAGGTGGCCGACGATGGCCGCGTCCGCGAGGAGGTAGAGGGGCTCGGCGACCAGCGCGAGGAACGCGGGCACGGCGAGGCGGAGGATCTCGCGGTCACGTGGTCCGAGCACCGACCGATCCTAGGAGGGTGCTCCGTCGCCCCCGAGGGCGGCCGGAGGTCCCGACTCGCCCGGGTTCGATGGACAAAGCGGCGGCCTGTGTGTAAAGGGGGTCCTCCTGTGCATAGCGGTGGTACCCGGTGCCGTCCGAAACGCCTCTCGGCGTGTCGTGCGACCGATTGCAATCCACAGGTCAGAAGTTTTCATCCACAGGGTGGAGAACCCGTTGCCGCAGGTCACAGGCCTGCGGGCCGACTAGCGGGCGCCGTTCCCACAGGCTTGTCCCCAGCAAGGGACGGTCCAGCGGCGTGTCCTCCACCGTTATCCACCGGTTCTCCACAGGCCCTGTGGACAAGGTGCTGTCGGAGGGGCGCCGCGCCACGTACGTTCAGCCGTCGCGGGACGACCCGGCTGGGTCGCCGCGAAACTGTCGGTGGTCCCCGGCACCCTCGTCCCGAGGGCCTGGACCGGCCCGTCGGCGGCTCGAGATCGGAGGCAGCGTGAGCGTCGCGCACACGGACCAGTCGTTCGCCGAACCTCCTCCGGAGGAGTGGGGCGACGGGCCGTCGTCGTACGCGCCGGGCGAGGCCCCCCAGCGCTCCGGCGGCGACCGCACGCCCCCGCAGGACAACGCGGCGGAGCAGTCGGTCCTGGGGTCCATGCTGCTGAGCAAGGACGCGATCGCCGACGTCGTGGAGACGATCCGCGGCACCGACTTCTACCGCCCGGCCCACGAGGCCGTCTTCGACGCGATCATCGACCTCTACGGCCGCGGCGAGCCCGCCGACCCCGTGA containing:
- a CDS encoding deoxyribonuclease IV, with translation MSELVIGAHVDQTDPIAEAQARQAPVVQMFLGDPQGYKGPEVAYAGGPAALREAAAAAGVGIYVHAPYIVNVATTNNRIRIPSRKLLQQHMDAAAEIGALGLIVHGGHVNKADDPAKGFDNWRKAVEATDIKVPLLIENTAGGDNAMTRYLERIQGVWNAIGSAEGADQVGFCLDTCHAHAGGNALESVVEDVRAITGRIDLVHANDSRDDFDSGADRHANFGAGRIDPDLLASVVRDAGAPVICETPGGADEHVADFAWLRERL
- a CDS encoding MATE family efflux transporter, encoding MLGPRDREILRLAVPAFLALVAEPLYLLADAAIVGHLGTAELAGLGIAAVVLQTFVGLCVFLAYGTTAAVARLLGAGDLRRALDQGIDGIWLAVLLGVLVMAVGIPLSRPLVAVFGAGEAVTDLGATYLRVSLLGAVPLLVMLAATGVLRGLQDVTTPLVVAIAGNALNVVLNLVLVFGAGPVPALGIAGSALGSVIAQTLSALALVVVVARGAHRHGASLRPRLPGIRAAGRAGVPLVVRTLTLRAALIVTTYAATLTAVRGTGADEAVTLAAHQLAATLWGFLAFVLDAIAIAAQALTGRSLGAGDREGTRDTTRRMVQWGVGSGVVTGVLLAASSPWLPRLFTPDASVHPLLTAALLVIALGQPLAGVVFVLDGVLIGAGDGVYLAWGGLAVLVVYAPVVLGLALLAPHLVAVWVALTFVFMGARAVVLLRRARTDAWMVTGAA
- a CDS encoding lipid II:glycine glycyltransferase FemX, which encodes MTTTTPSAPVTARGPLAVRTITGEEHLAFVRSRRSASFLQTPAWGAVKAEWRRESVGWFAGAELVGAALVLYRQVPKVKRYLAYLPEGPVIDYADGDLEGWLRPLTTHLKGQGAFGIRIGPPVVVARWDAATVKEGVADPEVRRLGQLPPTERSAAGATVVSQLQELGWRKLEAEGGFAAGQPAFNFQVPLRTPEGEPRTEAEVLKGMNQLWRRNIKKADKAGVEVTTSVDDAALEAFHALYVHTAERDHFTPRPLAYFRTMRDALNAEEPDRFTFFLAHHEGDLVAATIAIRVGAHYWYSYGASSTAKRDVRGSNAVQWAMVRAALAAGCDVYDLRGITETLDADDSHVGLIQFKVGTGGEAVEHVGEWDLPVNRLLYKAFDLYMSRR
- the rplI gene encoding 50S ribosomal protein L9, with translation MKLILTQEVDGLGAAGDVVDVKPGYGRNYLVPRGVAIAWTRGAEKTVESIKAARSARAVRDQAHAEEIKSKLQGATVDVKVRAGQGGRLFGAVTVAEIAEAITGATGESVDKRTIVVTNPIKSLGAHNVSVKLHDEVSAAVSINVQAA
- a CDS encoding transglycosylase domain-containing protein; the protein is MSGKRRADSPPQQGRKGAKGAKGPKRALWKRLLLWFAVVFLSLSLVAVGSFIVLYQSIDIPDPNSDFQTQTTKIYYSGGDAEIGSFATQNRESITFDEMPETARDAVVAAEDRSFWTNRGIDPKGIMRAAFSNASGGSTQGASTITQQYVKILYLTQERTLTRKAKEAILSLKIQRQLSKEQVLEGYLNTIYFGRGAYGLQAAAQAYFGVPAKDLTLAQSAVLASVINNPTRFDPANGPDAEQRLLGRYQYVLDGMVEAGDIAATDADAVRDALPEFPVIEQNDTYGGQSGHMLTLVREELSDLGFSASEIDGGGLRVETTFTEQAMQAAADGVAEEFPEGFANYYEDPEQNQSEALHVGVAMVEPNTGALKGFYGGQDYLDSQLNWAAQLVQPGSTFKAFAVAAALTDGYSLRDRFNGNSPFRTDDGSEIENQGNRSYGQVSLETATEDSINTAFIELTEDMEDGPQQILGTANRLGIPSNDGGDFGIPTESRGLDTNLGVSLGSGDVSPINMAAAYGAIANDGVYNPVHVVQRVTDRFGTVKYEHEKAPERAISSDVAADTSYALQQVVQQGSGTRAGEIDRPAAGKTGTATNDDGEVSSSWFVGYTPQLATAVTYVRGTGRMQLQGWLPEYFGGRFPAQTWAEVMERALEGTEEMDFPDPVFLDGDSGRPQAPQGGGSGNGGGGSDDEPSQAPSTTAPPTTTAPPTSAPVEPEPTEEPPPATETGEPTPDPEPSGPPTGQPTGQPTGEPTGILPGGGSQGRQD
- the rpsF gene encoding 30S ribosomal protein S6 — translated: MRSYELMVILDPSIEERTVGASLDKYLNVVRNDGGTVENVDVWGKRRLAYEIKKNAEAIYAVVTLQAEPATVKELDRQLTLNESILRTKVIRPDIRG
- a CDS encoding single-stranded DNA-binding protein, coding for MAGETVITIVGNLTDDPELRFTPSGAAVANFTVASTPRNFNRQTNEWEDGEAMFLRCSIWRQAAENVAESLQRGMRVVVQGRLKARSYETREGEKRTVFEVEVEEIGPSLKFATAKVTRAGGGGGGQRGGGGGYGGGQGGGGGFGGDDRGPSRSSGPAADDPWASPAPSGGGGSRGGQSGGGADPWGAPGVGGGSDEPPF
- the rpsR gene encoding 30S ribosomal protein S18; translation: MAKPVIRKPKKKQNPLKAADVKVIDYKDVNLLRKFISDRGKIRARRVTGVTVQEQRKIAMAIKNAREVALLPYSSAGR
- a CDS encoding alanine racemase: MSLVLNVDGPVWRDHLQSFAAAHPGLVPVLKGNGYGFGLGRLARKSTWLGVDTIAVGIHEELGEVANRFDGSLLVLTPWRPFGAALELAPGSPLTRRVIHTVSRLEDVEALLAHDPSARFVLERTTSMLRHGLSARELREAGALLEARGGLASQLQGVALHLPLAQGSHVGEVRRLMTDVIAAGLHTTTIWVSHLSDAELATLAAAYPDYTFRPRAGTGLWLGARGATRVTATVLDTHPVERGDVFGYRGRSAPKAGTILVVSGGTAHGIGLEAPAGDLSLKARAATLARGGLDAVGFVRSPFSIDGKQRLFAEPPHMQASMLFLPAGSRVPAVGDVVDVRVRYTATSFDRTEVS